A window of Thermodesulfovibrionales bacterium contains these coding sequences:
- a CDS encoding aldehyde dehydrogenase family protein — protein sequence METIPAILGSKRYVSDNFIEIKNPFSGDVIARVSKINRELFERALDEAFRSERIMAELPSYKKAEILEKVSDMLLKNKDELSKLITLENGKPISESRIEVERAALTFKIASEEASRLNGEFLRLDRNPLSEKRWGIVRRFPSGTVLGITPFNFPLNLVAHKIAPAIASGNPVIIKPSSKTPLTAIRLGELLIEAGIPEGCLSILPCSSEIVEEFIFDSRIKVLSFTGSASAGWRLKKIAFNKKVLLELGGNAGVMIDRDCNLEFAIRRCVKGAFSYSGQICISVQRIYIHEDIYDDFVKGFVEAVSFLKIGDPLDETIHIGPLIDEENAIRIENWVNEALRNGAKLLTGGRRKGNFYEPTVITDVSSDMKIVCEEVFGPVVTLTRVKSFEEGIRAINDSAYGLQAGVFTEDIQKAFFAFEHLEVGGVIINDVPLYRVDHMPYGGVKMSGFGREGVRYAIEEMTELRLMVINLKKN from the coding sequence TGGGTCTAAGAGATATGTGTCTGATAATTTTATTGAGATAAAAAATCCTTTCTCAGGTGATGTTATCGCAAGGGTCTCAAAGATTAACAGAGAATTATTCGAAAGAGCACTGGATGAGGCCTTTAGGTCGGAGAGGATAATGGCAGAACTTCCATCCTATAAAAAGGCAGAGATACTTGAGAAGGTCTCTGATATGCTTTTAAAGAATAAAGATGAACTTTCAAAATTAATCACCCTTGAGAATGGTAAACCAATCAGTGAATCAAGAATAGAGGTTGAAAGGGCTGCACTCACATTTAAAATAGCTTCTGAAGAGGCTTCAAGATTAAACGGAGAATTTTTAAGGCTTGACAGGAATCCTCTTTCAGAAAAAAGGTGGGGGATTGTCAGGAGATTTCCCTCAGGAACGGTTCTGGGCATAACACCCTTTAATTTTCCTCTAAATCTTGTTGCCCATAAGATAGCTCCTGCAATTGCATCAGGTAATCCTGTTATTATCAAGCCTTCATCAAAGACACCTCTTACAGCCATAAGGCTCGGAGAGCTTCTGATAGAGGCAGGCATACCAGAGGGTTGTCTAAGTATCCTTCCATGCTCTTCAGAGATTGTGGAAGAATTTATATTTGACAGCAGGATAAAGGTTCTGAGTTTTACAGGTAGTGCCTCAGCTGGCTGGAGATTGAAAAAAATTGCATTCAATAAAAAGGTGCTTCTTGAGCTTGGTGGTAATGCAGGCGTAATGATAGACAGGGATTGTAATCTTGAGTTTGCAATAAGAAGATGTGTAAAAGGTGCTTTTTCCTATTCAGGCCAGATATGTATCTCTGTGCAGAGGATTTATATCCACGAAGATATCTATGATGATTTCGTAAAGGGTTTTGTAGAGGCTGTCTCCTTTCTTAAGATAGGAGATCCTCTTGATGAGACTATTCATATAGGACCGCTTATAGATGAAGAGAATGCAATAAGAATTGAGAACTGGGTCAATGAGGCACTGAGGAACGGTGCTAAACTTCTTACAGGCGGAAGGAGAAAGGGTAATTTTTATGAGCCCACAGTAATAACTGACGTAAGTTCTGACATGAAGATTGTTTGTGAAGAGGTATTCGGTCCTGTTGTTACACTAACAAGGGTAAAGAGTTTTGAGGAGGGCATAAGGGCGATAAATGATTCAGCCTATGGCCTACAGGCAGGTGTATTTACAGAGGATATTCAGAAAGCCTTTTTCGCCTTTGAGCATCTTGAAGTCGGCGGGGTCATTATCAATGATGTTCCTTTATACAGGGTTGATCATATGCCCTATGGTGGAGTGAAGATGTCAGGATTCGGCAGGGAGGGTGTAAGATATGCAATTGAGGAGATGACAGAATTGAGACTGATGGTTATAAATCTTAAAAAAAATTAA
- a CDS encoding SoxR reducing system RseC family protein, with product MKPSVPERGLVVAVERDMAKVMLVSGEACRGCNQARIGLCRAADLSIIVAVKNTLGARIGETVTIGIDEGIRIRGYLFAFIIPLLSLFLGTIIGVFYNNIFPIKSLDVISGFLGLFAGSLFSLRSLKRLDSKSYLVIRSILSAQDINLDSKGIH from the coding sequence ATGAAACCTTCTGTTCCAGAAAGAGGTCTTGTTGTTGCTGTCGAAAGAGACATGGCAAAAGTTATGCTAGTAAGTGGAGAGGCCTGTAGGGGTTGCAATCAGGCAAGGATTGGACTCTGCCGTGCAGCTGACCTATCAATAATTGTGGCAGTAAAGAATACACTTGGTGCTCGTATTGGAGAGACAGTCACCATCGGCATTGATGAGGGTATAAGAATAAGAGGTTATTTATTTGCTTTTATTATTCCACTGCTGTCACTGTTCTTAGGTACGATTATAGGAGTATTTTATAATAATATCTTTCCTATAAAGAGTCTGGATGTTATTTCAGGGTTTTTGGGTCTCTTTGCAGGTTCTCTTTTCTCTTTGAGATCGTTAAAAAGACTCGATTCCAAATCATATCTTGTTATAAGGTCAATCCTTTCTGCCCAAGACATAAATCTTGACAGTAAAGGAATACATTGA
- a CDS encoding Crp/Fnr family transcriptional regulator: protein MKERVLDLVVEIIFGNLSHQYRKILSKEFQIKRFKKGDVIFYQSDQSTDLYIVLDGSVKASLLNEEGDELTLAEFKKGDFFGEMSLIDGKPRSATVTALEDSELAILTRERFIDVLKKEPSIALELLSTLVERLRTANGVIESLAFLDVEDRLVKLFSAMLKECGERVTPGFYKVKKYTHRELASKIGASREAVTKALKALSFRGLLKEMKDGYLLSHKIFSDNAEYRMR from the coding sequence GTGAAGGAACGGGTTCTTGATTTAGTGGTTGAGATCATTTTTGGAAACCTATCTCATCAGTATCGAAAGATACTCTCAAAGGAGTTTCAGATAAAAAGATTTAAAAAAGGTGATGTAATTTTCTACCAGTCAGATCAGAGCACAGACCTTTATATTGTTCTTGATGGCTCTGTTAAGGCTTCACTTCTTAATGAAGAGGGAGATGAGCTTACCCTTGCTGAGTTCAAAAAAGGTGATTTTTTTGGTGAGATGAGTCTCATAGATGGAAAACCACGCTCTGCCACGGTTACTGCCCTTGAGGATTCTGAGCTTGCAATTCTTACAAGGGAGAGATTTATAGATGTCCTCAAAAAGGAACCTTCCATAGCACTTGAGCTTTTAAGCACCCTTGTGGAAAGACTCAGGACTGCCAATGGCGTAATAGAATCACTTGCCTTTCTTGATGTGGAAGACAGGCTCGTTAAACTTTTCTCTGCAATGTTAAAGGAGTGCGGTGAAAGGGTAACCCCAGGTTTTTATAAAGTTAAAAAATACACTCACAGGGAACTTGCCTCAAAGATAGGTGCATCAAGGGAGGCTGTCACAAAGGCACTGAAGGCTCTTAGTTTCAGAGGACTTTTAAAGGAAATGAAAGATGGATATCTTTTGAGCCATAAGATTTTTTCAGATAATGCCGAATATAGAATGAGATGA
- a CDS encoding PAS domain S-box protein produces MVKHEFRHFEEHALIISRRISEEMDRVAQGAWALLRGLAVHPSVINLNSEGCDNLAKKIHSSHPEYLNILGARMDGQNFCSAVHDPLFRRLNYNDREWFQEGKKGRPHAGNVHISKYFKRPAVMLTMPVFHNNKQVAVLGAALDLESLSSKLRESIGSNFEAEIIILDRTGEVMINTKNPGKTIGIDLTKKEGTLITKGVDGVERIYTFTTSSNGWRIITGIPVARIEAHINKMKRDYFGAMFILSGIGLLIALMFSLRLKKDLKLLLNGINLIEQGDYSTRIHLQGKDEMARLAGAFNNLSERLDAVHSALREREEFYRTLIENSSDIILIAQKDGRLVYASPSVKNLGYKPENINGRSLFEFLDPFYIPEVKGKIDHAINTPDEIVSTTIRAFSADGSLRILSAKGRYLKSRDYLIINCMDITEETKKEVLLNDVLSSISEGFLILDRDMRIVSANKAYLERMKTDLSRIKGRFCWEVSHRTKEPCYFLGEVCPVKETLRTGEPAIAEHVHYTDKGETIHVEIRSYPIKDISGNVTNVIEVINDLTEKKRLEAQLIQAQKMEAVGQLAGGVAHDFNNILTAVSGYGSLLDMKLPKDSPLREYVAEIMKAVERGSNLARGLLAFSRRQPGNPRPVDINDIVRMVMKLLSKLIREDIELRTELSDENLIVMADAGHIEQILMNLATNARDAMPEGGVLTIKTGSVVIDEKFRDIHGYGKPGEYCLISISDTGIGMDENIKSHIFEPFFTTKEEGTGLGLSIVYGLVKQYNGYINVYSEPGKGSTFKIYLPIYRAKDKSELFQKQQTLFIKGLGETVLVVDDDPTVRESLKNILEFASYRVIEASDGTEALSIYKNKRNEINLVITDLIMPKMNGKVLYDEIKAINPSQKIVFMSGHTAESLYKQYLPEKGVLLFKPILPSEFLRKIREVLEEQVIVK; encoded by the coding sequence ATGGTAAAGCATGAATTCAGACACTTTGAGGAGCATGCCCTGATTATTTCAAGGAGGATATCTGAAGAGATGGACAGGGTTGCACAGGGGGCATGGGCTTTACTAAGAGGACTTGCTGTACATCCATCAGTGATCAATCTTAACTCAGAAGGATGTGATAATCTTGCAAAGAAAATTCACAGCTCCCATCCCGAGTATCTTAATATTCTCGGTGCAAGGATGGATGGACAGAATTTCTGTAGTGCTGTTCATGATCCTTTATTCAGAAGACTCAATTACAATGACAGGGAGTGGTTTCAGGAAGGTAAAAAGGGAAGGCCTCATGCAGGAAATGTGCATATCTCTAAATACTTTAAGAGGCCAGCAGTTATGCTAACAATGCCTGTATTTCATAACAATAAACAGGTTGCTGTGCTTGGTGCAGCCCTTGATCTTGAAAGTCTTTCCTCAAAGCTCAGGGAATCCATAGGTTCCAATTTTGAAGCAGAGATCATAATACTTGACAGAACCGGTGAGGTAATGATCAATACAAAGAATCCGGGAAAGACCATAGGGATAGACCTCACGAAAAAGGAAGGAACCCTGATTACAAAGGGAGTTGATGGTGTAGAGAGGATTTATACTTTCACCACATCTTCTAATGGCTGGAGGATAATAACAGGTATACCTGTAGCCAGAATTGAAGCACATATAAATAAGATGAAAAGGGATTATTTTGGTGCAATGTTCATCCTTTCAGGAATTGGACTACTAATAGCACTAATGTTTTCCCTGAGACTGAAAAAGGACCTCAAACTCCTTCTTAATGGTATAAACCTCATAGAACAGGGAGATTATTCAACAAGAATTCATCTACAGGGTAAAGATGAGATGGCAAGGCTTGCAGGTGCCTTTAACAACCTTTCTGAGAGACTTGATGCAGTTCACAGTGCCCTTAGGGAAAGGGAAGAATTTTATCGAACCCTGATAGAAAACTCCTCTGATATAATCCTGATTGCACAGAAGGATGGAAGGTTGGTATATGCAAGTCCCTCTGTAAAGAATCTTGGCTATAAGCCTGAGAATATTAACGGAAGGTCATTATTTGAATTTCTTGACCCATTTTATATACCCGAGGTAAAAGGAAAGATTGACCATGCCATCAATACACCTGATGAAATAGTCTCAACAACAATCAGGGCATTTTCTGCTGATGGTTCTTTAAGGATACTTAGTGCAAAGGGAAGGTATCTCAAATCCAGGGATTACCTTATTATTAATTGCATGGACATAACAGAGGAGACAAAAAAGGAGGTCCTCCTGAATGATGTGCTTAGTAGCATAAGTGAAGGCTTTTTAATACTTGACAGGGATATGAGGATAGTCTCTGCAAATAAGGCCTATCTGGAGAGGATGAAAACAGACCTTAGCAGAATAAAAGGAAGATTCTGCTGGGAGGTCTCTCACAGAACAAAGGAGCCCTGTTACTTTCTTGGAGAGGTCTGCCCTGTAAAGGAGACCCTGAGAACAGGTGAGCCAGCAATAGCAGAGCATGTGCATTATACTGATAAAGGAGAGACAATCCATGTTGAGATAAGGTCTTATCCAATCAAGGATATTTCAGGGAATGTTACTAATGTTATAGAGGTAATCAATGACCTAACAGAGAAGAAAAGGCTTGAAGCCCAGCTCATACAGGCACAGAAGATGGAGGCAGTTGGTCAGCTTGCAGGTGGGGTTGCCCATGATTTTAACAATATCCTTACAGCAGTGAGTGGTTATGGAAGTCTTCTTGATATGAAGCTTCCAAAGGACAGTCCTCTTAGAGAATATGTTGCCGAGATTATGAAGGCTGTTGAGAGGGGTTCAAATCTTGCAAGGGGTCTTCTTGCCTTCAGCAGGAGACAGCCAGGAAATCCCAGGCCTGTTGACATTAATGATATTGTCAGGATGGTAATGAAACTTCTCAGCAAATTAATAAGAGAGGATATAGAGCTAAGAACAGAGCTATCAGATGAAAATTTAATAGTAATGGCAGATGCAGGACATATTGAGCAGATTCTCATGAATCTTGCCACTAATGCAAGGGATGCCATGCCAGAGGGTGGAGTTCTAACGATAAAAACTGGAAGTGTAGTTATTGATGAAAAATTCAGAGATATCCATGGATACGGAAAACCAGGTGAGTACTGTCTCATTTCTATCTCTGATACAGGAATTGGCATGGATGAAAATATAAAATCCCATATATTTGAGCCATTCTTCACAACAAAGGAAGAAGGTACCGGTCTCGGTCTTTCAATAGTCTACGGACTTGTTAAACAATATAATGGATATATAAATGTTTACAGCGAGCCAGGTAAGGGTTCAACCTTTAAGATATACCTTCCTATTTACAGGGCGAAGGATAAGTCTGAATTATTCCAGAAACAACAGACCCTCTTTATAAAGGGCCTTGGAGAGACTGTCCTTGTTGTTGATGATGATCCGACAGTGAGAGAATCTTTGAAGAACATTCTTGAGTTTGCTTCCTACAGAGTTATTGAGGCATCCGATGGAACTGAGGCTCTTAGTATATATAAAAACAAAAGAAATGAGATTAACCTCGTGATAACTGACCTCATAATGCCAAAGATGAACGGTAAGGTTCTTTATGATGAGATAAAGGCAATCAATCCATCACAGAAAATAGTGTTCATGAGCGGTCACACAGCAGAAAGTCTTTACAAGCAATACCTGCCTGAAAAAGGGGTGTTACTTTTTAAACCAATCCTTCCCTCAGAGTTTCTAAGAAAGATAAGAGAGGTTCTGGAAGAACAGGTGATAGTCAAATAG